The Apium graveolens cultivar Ventura chromosome 11, ASM990537v1, whole genome shotgun sequence genome has a window encoding:
- the LOC141696792 gene encoding protein KINESIN LIGHT CHAIN-RELATED 1-like — protein MPGLVSVKTPPEAPPLRITVPDESRTQIRSTPDRSDPVIPKSNSPANRRPPSPSRAKPSPDRSSGRKKSPEKPLLDEASLDNPDLGPFLLKLARDTIASGDGPTRALDYALRAAKSFERCAIDGEPNLDLAMSLHVVAAIYCSLGRFEEAIPVLERAIQVPEVSRGADHALAAFSGYMQLGDTHSMLGQLDKSIDCYKEGLNIQIVALGDTDPRVAETCRYLAEAHVQAMQFDEADKLCKKTLEIHREHSSPASLEEAADRRLMALICEAKGDYESALEHLVLASMAMIANGQDNEVAAIDVSIGNIYLSLSRFDEAVFSYQKALTVFKSSKGDNHPSVASVFVRLADLYYKTGKLRESRSYCENALRIYAKPVPGTTAEEIASGMTEISAIYESFNEPEEALKLLQKAMKLLEDKAGQQSTIAGIEARMGVMFYMLGRYEEARGSFESAVAKLRASGEKKSAFFGVVLNQMGLACVQLFKIGEAAELFEEARGILEQECGPCHQDTLGVYSNLAATYDAMGRVEDAIEILEYVLKLREEKLGTANPDFDDEKKRLAELLKEAGRSRNKKAKSLENLIDPNSRRTKKETSKKWSAFGFRS, from the exons ATGCCGGGATTAGTCTCCGTCAAAACACCACCGGAAGCTCCACCGCTGCGAATCACCGTTCCCGATGAGTCCAGAACTCAGATCCGATCCACCCCGGACAGGTCCGACCCGGTAATTCCAAAATCCAACTCTCCGGCCAACCGCCGCCCTCCGTCGCCGTCGCGAGCCAAGCCGTCGCCAGATCGGAGCTCCGGAAGGAAGAAATCGCCGGAAAAACCGTTACTTGACGAAGCATCGTTGGATAATCCAGATCTCGGTCCATTTCTGTTGAAACTCGCGCGCGATACGATCGCATCGGGTGACGGACCGACGCGCGCGTTGGATTACGCGCTGCGAGCTGCGAAGTCGTTTGAAAGGTGCGCGATCGACGGCGAGCCGAATCTCGATCTGGCGATGAGCTTGCACGTTGTGGCGGCGATTTATTGTAGTTTAGGGAGGTTTGAGGAGGCGATTCCGGTGTTAGAGAGGGCAATTCAGGTGCCGGAAGTGAGTAGAGGTGCGGATCACGCGCTTGCGGCTTTTTCGGGGTATATGCAGCTTGGTGATACGCATTCTATGCTTGGACAGCTGGATAAGTCAATTGATTGTTATAAGGAAGGGTTGAATATTCAGATTGTGGCTTTAGGTGATACCGATCCTCGTGTTGCCGAGACTTGCAG GTACTTAGCCGAGGCTCACGTTCAAGCAATGCAATTTGATGAAGCAGATAAATTGTGCAAGAAAACACTTGAAATCCACCGAGAACATAGTTCACCTGCATCTCTTGAGGAAGCAGCTGACCGCCGATTGATGGCCCTCATATGTGAGGCTAAAGGAGATTATGAATCTGCTCTCGAACACCTTGTGCTTGCCAGTATGGCGATGATTGCCAATGGACAAGACAATGAAGTTGCTGCTATCGATGTCAGCATCGGAAATATCTACTTGTCCTTATCTCGCTTTGATGAAGCTGTTTTCTCCTACCAGAAGGCACTAACAGTCTTCAAATCTTCAAAGGGTGATAACCATCCTTCAGTTGCATCTGTCTTTGTCAGGCTAGCTGATCTATACTACAAGACAGGGAAGTTGCGGGAGTCCAGATCCTATTGTGAAAATGCCCTAAGAATATATGCAAAACCGGTGCCTGGAACCACAGCAGAAGAGATTGCTAGTGGAATGACGGAAATTTCTGCTATCTACGAATCTTTCAATGAACCTGAGGAGGCATTGAAACTCTTGCAGAAGGCAATGAAACTGCTGGAAGATAAAGCAGGACAACAAAGTACGATTGCAGGAATAGAAGCACGGATGGGTGTTATGTTTTACATGTTGGGAAGGTACGAAGAAGCGAGGGGCTCATTTGAAAGTGCTGTAGCAAAACTCAGGGCCAGTGGCGAGAAAAAATCAGCCTTCTTTGGGGTTGTGCTGAATCAGATGGGTTTGGCTTGTGTGCAGCTGTTCAAGATTGGCGAGGCTGCTGAATTGTTTGAAGAAGCAAGAGGAATACTTGAACAAGAGTGTGGCCCTTGTCACCAGGATACTCTTGGTGTCTATAGCAATCTTGCAGCAACATATGATGCGATGGGAAG AGTCGAGGATGCCATTGAGATTTTGGAGTATGTTCTTAAGTTGAGGGAAGAAAAACTTGGAACAGCAAATCCTGATTTTGACGACGAGAAGAAAAGGCTAGCTGAGCTCCTGAAAGAAGCAGGAAGGTCCAGAAACAAGAAAGCGAAGTCGCTGGAAAACCTTATCGATCCCAACTCTAGGAGGACAAAGAAAGAAACATCAAAGAAATGGTCTGCCTTCGGGTTTAGAAGTTGA